One genomic segment of Natranaeroarchaeum aerophilus includes these proteins:
- a CDS encoding helix-turn-helix domain-containing protein produces MAKYSTGGSSGSGDGAACELCGATSESLRTAKVAGATLDVCPDCRPHDDNAHKDKKQRRKQGGGSDSGSTGSSSTTPESSGPQTGGESMWDGDTSHWEEGGTDYDDDQLPYLVRGYGETVESARQDAGLQREELAEELDVAESDLLAVEQNRAVESGIGGSLIEAIEERLDVELVDE; encoded by the coding sequence ATGGCCAAATACTCGACCGGCGGCTCCTCGGGCTCAGGGGACGGCGCTGCATGCGAGCTGTGTGGCGCGACGAGCGAGTCGCTTCGCACCGCGAAGGTTGCGGGAGCGACGCTCGATGTCTGTCCGGACTGTCGCCCACACGACGATAACGCGCACAAGGACAAGAAACAGCGGCGCAAACAGGGCGGTGGGAGCGACAGTGGCTCCACCGGCTCGTCCTCGACGACACCCGAGTCGAGCGGCCCACAGACCGGCGGCGAGAGCATGTGGGATGGCGATACCAGCCACTGGGAGGAAGGGGGGACCGACTACGACGACGACCAGCTTCCGTATCTCGTCCGTGGATACGGTGAAACTGTCGAGAGCGCTCGTCAGGACGCGGGTCTCCAGCGTGAGGAGCTCGCGGAGGAACTCGATGTCGCCGAATCGGATCTCCTCGCGGTCGAACAGAACCGAGCGGTGGAATCGGGGATCGGTGGATCGCTGATCGAGGCCATAGAAGAGCGGTTGGATGTAGAGCTCGTCGACGAGTGA
- the dph5 gene encoding diphthine synthase, which produces MLTFVGLGLYDERSITVEGQHALREADHAFAEFYTSKLIGTSVEELEAHHDIDIDVRDRAGVEQEPEPILDAAESGDAVFLTAGDTMISTTHVDLRLRAHERDIETRVIHGVTAQTATSSLTGLQNYRFGKATTLPFPYAHGADGLPASVTETIDANREQDLHTVVYLDIKADREEYMTADIGATLLAEEYPDLVGVVVARAGSPEPLVEAAPLSDLADREFGDPLHLLVIPGELHLLEADALCELAGANRADLEID; this is translated from the coding sequence ATGCTCACTTTCGTCGGACTCGGACTCTACGACGAGCGTTCGATCACGGTCGAGGGCCAACACGCCCTGCGCGAGGCCGACCACGCGTTCGCGGAGTTTTATACCAGCAAACTGATCGGGACCAGCGTCGAGGAACTCGAAGCCCACCACGACATCGATATCGACGTGCGTGATCGCGCGGGTGTAGAGCAAGAGCCGGAACCGATCCTCGATGCCGCTGAGTCGGGCGATGCCGTCTTTCTCACCGCCGGCGACACCATGATCTCGACGACACATGTCGATCTGCGACTCCGTGCTCACGAGCGCGACATCGAGACGCGCGTGATCCACGGCGTTACCGCCCAGACGGCGACGAGTTCGCTCACCGGACTGCAGAACTACCGATTTGGCAAGGCGACGACGCTTCCCTTCCCCTATGCCCACGGTGCGGACGGGCTGCCCGCAAGTGTCACCGAGACCATCGACGCGAACCGCGAGCAGGATCTGCATACGGTCGTCTATCTCGATATCAAGGCCGATCGCGAGGAGTACATGACAGCCGACATCGGTGCGACACTGCTCGCCGAGGAGTACCCAGACCTCGTGGGCGTGGTCGTCGCCCGCGCGGGCAGTCCGGAACCGCTGGTCGAGGCTGCCCCACTGTCGGACCTCGCCGACCGCGAGTTCGGCGACCCGTTGCACCTGCTCGTCATCCCCGGCGAACTCCACCTGCTCGAAGCCGACGCACTCTGTGAACTCGCTGGCGCGAACCGGGCAGACCTCGAAATCGATTAA
- a CDS encoding thioredoxin family protein, with translation MVLKESDPALEDGDPAPEFELPAVDGETYTLDSFADCDALLIVFTCNHCPYAKAKFEHLNELAGSYDDAAVVGINPNDAEEYPDDSFESMVEYVEDGEIAYDAYLRDESQDVAEAYGAVCTPDPFLFAKEDGEFRLAYQGRLDDAMDPDAEATEFYVQQAIESILSGEPVTVEWRHSQGCSIKWRD, from the coding sequence ATGGTACTGAAAGAATCCGATCCTGCACTGGAGGACGGAGACCCTGCGCCCGAGTTCGAACTGCCAGCCGTCGACGGCGAAACCTACACGCTCGACTCGTTCGCGGACTGTGATGCACTCCTGATCGTTTTCACGTGTAACCACTGCCCGTACGCGAAGGCGAAGTTCGAGCATCTCAACGAGCTCGCGGGCTCGTACGATGACGCCGCAGTCGTCGGCATCAATCCCAACGACGCCGAGGAGTATCCCGACGACTCCTTCGAGTCGATGGTCGAGTACGTCGAGGACGGCGAGATTGCCTATGATGCCTACCTACGCGACGAGTCACAGGATGTCGCCGAGGCCTACGGCGCAGTCTGTACACCCGATCCGTTCCTCTTCGCGAAGGAGGATGGCGAGTTCCGACTGGCCTATCAGGGGCGGCTGGACGACGCCATGGATCCTGATGCGGAGGCAACCGAATTCTACGTGCAGCAGGCGATCGAATCCATCCTCAGCGGTGAGCCGGTCACGGTCGAGTGGCGTCACTCGCAGGGTTGTTCGATCAAGTGGCGCGACTAG
- a CDS encoding alpha-amylase domain-containing protein, producing MPADHNKLRSSEITRRDVVKGVGAAAIGAAAAGSASGTVAANDAPGETSMLQYFHTEWTEMEANMDTVADAGFDAIHVPAPQESVLTEEDQDEEHPEYGPEYPYMPPLGYQPYDRTSLDSEFGTEAEFRSMIDEAHAQGIDVIVDIVLNHNGFGPELDEFPNVNSEHFYQEGGIEGWMYSYDPNDDRCYDENQWECDPWAIEHHDLVGLPTLDWTTDTVQDLAYDYLQLIADCGADGVRWDAAKHMHNWVFEDFLNPWADELGLYTVGEVLFEPIGYIDEYAQTGMDITDYPLFYTMKNDAFTSGGDFRALDGSDAGYVAQNPFQSLTMIANHDSAPPELEELARAFILTYEGYPRVYNYLIDFDDPDLQNLLWIRGNLLGGSAITRYVDEDLIIFEREDNAIVALNKGWGDRSEWVNVPWTDEPLEEYTGNATDTEANSDGWAPITAPAGGWAVYAPEDAGGDGGDGGDGGDGGDDGDGDGSDDDTSDELEGTYALRANHSDKAIDVENISTADGANVHQWEYLGGDNQHWAVESVGGSEYRLTAQHSGNVLAAAGTADGDNVQQEEWTGDANQRWTLDDVGDGYVVENVASGRALDVDGISTDDGANIHQWEYVGGDNQEWTLDPV from the coding sequence ATGCCAGCAGATCACAACAAGCTGCGCAGTAGCGAGATCACGCGCCGTGACGTCGTAAAAGGCGTCGGGGCAGCAGCCATCGGTGCCGCCGCCGCTGGATCTGCCAGTGGGACAGTTGCCGCAAACGACGCACCCGGTGAGACGTCGATGCTCCAGTACTTCCACACCGAGTGGACGGAGATGGAAGCCAACATGGACACCGTCGCCGACGCCGGATTCGACGCGATTCACGTGCCCGCCCCACAGGAGAGCGTGCTCACCGAGGAGGATCAGGACGAGGAACATCCCGAATACGGGCCGGAGTACCCGTATATGCCACCGCTTGGCTACCAACCGTACGACCGCACCTCGCTCGACAGCGAGTTCGGTACCGAAGCGGAGTTCCGCTCGATGATCGACGAGGCCCACGCACAGGGCATCGACGTGATTGTCGACATCGTGCTCAATCACAACGGCTTCGGCCCCGAACTCGACGAGTTCCCGAACGTCAACTCCGAACACTTCTATCAGGAGGGCGGGATCGAGGGATGGATGTACTCCTACGACCCCAACGACGACCGCTGTTACGACGAGAACCAGTGGGAATGTGATCCGTGGGCGATCGAACATCACGACCTCGTCGGCCTCCCGACGCTGGACTGGACCACCGACACGGTGCAGGACCTGGCGTACGACTATCTCCAGTTGATCGCCGACTGTGGCGCGGACGGCGTGCGTTGGGACGCCGCCAAACACATGCACAACTGGGTGTTCGAGGACTTCCTCAACCCGTGGGCCGACGAGCTCGGCCTCTACACCGTCGGAGAGGTACTGTTCGAGCCGATCGGCTACATCGACGAGTACGCCCAGACGGGGATGGATATCACCGACTATCCGCTGTTTTACACGATGAAGAACGATGCGTTCACTTCCGGTGGGGACTTCCGCGCTCTCGACGGTTCAGATGCGGGCTACGTCGCCCAGAACCCGTTCCAGTCGCTGACGATGATCGCCAATCACGACAGCGCGCCCCCTGAACTCGAGGAGCTCGCCCGCGCGTTCATCCTCACTTACGAGGGCTACCCACGCGTCTACAACTATCTGATCGACTTCGACGACCCCGACCTGCAGAACCTGCTGTGGATCCGCGGGAATCTGCTCGGTGGGTCGGCGATCACCCGCTACGTCGACGAAGACCTCATCATTTTCGAGCGCGAGGACAACGCGATCGTCGCACTGAACAAAGGCTGGGGTGACCGAAGCGAGTGGGTGAATGTTCCGTGGACCGACGAACCACTCGAAGAGTACACAGGCAACGCCACCGATACCGAGGCCAACAGTGACGGCTGGGCACCGATCACCGCACCCGCAGGCGGCTGGGCCGTCTACGCGCCCGAAGATGCTGGCGGCGACGGCGGCGACGGCGGCGACGGCGGCGATGGCGGCGATGATGGCGACGGCGACGGCAGCGACGATGACACGTCGGACGAACTCGAAGGCACCTACGCCCTTCGCGCGAACCACAGCGACAAGGCCATCGACGTTGAGAACATCTCGACGGCTGACGGCGCGAACGTCCACCAGTGGGAGTACCTTGGCGGTGACAACCAGCATTGGGCTGTCGAGTCAGTCGGCGGCAGCGAGTACCGCCTGACTGCCCAGCACAGCGGCAACGTACTTGCGGCAGCAGGAACCGCTGACGGCGACAACGTCCAACAAGAGGAGTGGACTGGCGACGCGAACCAGCGCTGGACGCTCGACGACGTCGGCGACGGCTACGTCGTCGAAAACGTCGCCAGCGGTCGTGCGCTCGATGTCGACGGCATCTCCACGGACGACGGAGCGAACATCCACCAGTGGGAGTACGTCGGCGGCGACAACCAGGAGTGGACGCTCGATCCCGTCTGA
- a CDS encoding Ig-like domain-containing protein → MKFRGDERGAAIQIGAVILFAFIVIAMASYQATVVPSQNSGVEFNHNQDVQSQMVDLTAGLDASARDGTRGSHAVRLGTTYPSRTLFVNPGSPSGQLRTVESGNGQISVDITTDDDDRVDRFWTDYDGDFDTTRLQYQPNYNVYNNAPRTVYEHGALFNENPSGSPTEIISGGLVDDGEITLVALRGDVQSASSSAVSVDRRALSSSSNTVTVESGTITLPIENEEYWRDWEERTDPDGISISVQQDPDRVILDITDTVEIRMAEVGIGSVSHATPNERVEYAVLTDPQRPTVTVEVRDEFNNPVSGVSFTGIDGGETNRERTDRNGEIRVSEIDDGGFTIEGLGKIGDVEFTDEELEDAPSTGGGGGSGGSIAYYVDWLSCDEQPDQVCNDGAYEIGQGEEREFWMEATDDNGNVRVSGAPVDFYVKDSAGVVDDHDPKSGQTGSDGYSTTVVDVANDASDGETFTLGTSSGGDFEEITILIGESTGPQPSFGTVSAQASGPGGGPVANRLDSVAFDGNVDDVDSSGSIRFELIDDGDIYYENERPMSDTIDTSAELEGGDRRDVPVDVRITLLSSSGNVYDQLTGTFSDNNEELSTENGDLE, encoded by the coding sequence ATGAAGTTTCGGGGCGACGAGCGCGGCGCGGCCATCCAGATCGGGGCCGTGATCCTGTTTGCCTTCATCGTCATCGCGATGGCGTCCTACCAGGCCACCGTCGTCCCCAGTCAGAACTCCGGCGTGGAGTTCAATCACAATCAGGACGTGCAGAGTCAGATGGTCGATCTGACGGCCGGACTTGACGCCTCCGCGCGTGATGGCACGCGGGGGTCGCATGCCGTTCGGCTCGGGACGACCTATCCCTCTCGGACGTTGTTCGTGAACCCCGGATCGCCGAGCGGGCAGTTGCGGACGGTCGAGAGTGGGAATGGGCAGATATCGGTTGATATCACGACCGATGACGACGACCGGGTTGATAGATTCTGGACTGACTACGACGGTGATTTCGATACGACAAGACTCCAGTACCAACCCAATTATAATGTCTACAATAACGCGCCAAGGACGGTCTACGAACACGGCGCGCTGTTCAACGAAAACCCAAGCGGTTCACCGACTGAGATTATTTCCGGTGGACTCGTTGACGACGGCGAGATCACACTGGTCGCACTTCGAGGGGACGTACAGTCGGCGTCAAGTTCGGCGGTGTCGGTCGACCGCCGCGCGCTCAGTAGCTCCTCAAACACCGTAACAGTCGAGAGTGGGACGATCACGCTACCGATCGAGAACGAGGAGTACTGGAGGGACTGGGAAGAGCGAACCGACCCTGACGGCATCAGTATCTCAGTTCAACAGGATCCCGACAGGGTGATATTGGATATTACTGATACGGTCGAGATCCGCATGGCGGAAGTTGGCATCGGAAGCGTGTCACACGCAACACCGAATGAACGTGTCGAATATGCCGTCCTAACTGATCCCCAGCGACCGACAGTAACTGTCGAAGTCCGAGACGAATTCAACAACCCTGTATCGGGGGTCTCTTTCACTGGAATTGACGGAGGAGAAACGAACAGAGAGCGGACAGATCGGAACGGCGAGATCCGTGTCAGCGAGATCGACGACGGCGGATTCACGATCGAAGGGCTGGGAAAAATCGGTGACGTCGAATTCACCGATGAGGAACTCGAAGACGCGCCATCGACTGGAGGTGGTGGCGGAAGCGGCGGCAGCATCGCTTATTATGTTGACTGGCTCAGTTGTGACGAGCAACCGGACCAAGTGTGCAACGATGGCGCATATGAAATAGGCCAAGGAGAGGAGCGAGAGTTCTGGATGGAAGCGACCGACGACAATGGTAACGTTCGCGTGAGCGGTGCGCCAGTGGATTTCTACGTTAAGGATTCGGCAGGCGTCGTTGATGATCACGACCCAAAGTCGGGTCAAACAGGATCAGATGGTTACAGTACTACAGTAGTAGACGTCGCCAACGATGCGAGCGATGGAGAGACGTTTACGCTCGGCACATCGAGCGGCGGTGATTTCGAAGAAATCACGATATTAATCGGTGAATCTACTGGTCCGCAACCGTCGTTCGGTACAGTATCGGCGCAGGCCAGTGGACCGGGTGGCGGACCAGTCGCAAACCGACTTGATTCGGTTGCATTCGATGGGAATGTCGACGACGTCGATTCGAGTGGATCGATCCGCTTCGAGTTGATCGACGACGGCGACATCTATTACGAGAACGAAAGACCGATGAGCGATACTATCGACACATCGGCTGAACTCGAAGGCGGTGACCGACGGGACGTTCCTGTTGACGTCCGGATAACACTGTTAAGTAGCTCCGGTAACGTGTACGATCAGTTGACTGGGACGTTCAGCGACAACAACGAGGAACTGTCGACCGAAAACGGCGATCTCGAATGA
- a CDS encoding LamG-like jellyroll fold domain-containing protein, producing the protein MNDNLRESGFGVDTRGQAIQIGALLLFAALIVAAAGYQAGIVPDQNSEIEFNHNQQVHGEMVELRNAMLVASDRQSTQTRRVTLGTRYPERTLFVNPPPASGSLRTSDRQEIRFENADSTGATTFTTRSIEYRPRYYEYRSAPTTVIEHGAVYNDHGTRVLAMTDTALIENGEISLVLVDGELSLAGDRVRQVSVDAASARSRTVPIQSADGDEFTLELPTRLSEEDWADTGALDGHDFEVTDGVLRVTLDGERSYDLTIARLGFGGDIEPAEPAYLTEVEGEDDVTVELRDEYNAPIEGETVTLSVADGDGRLESGDATGTETDLVTNREGQVSARYVPGDGETGTVTVEAFHESDSVGSVTIEFDVAGSTGSGESRPGSGAVVWNEDDPTVADADSEFSLEATNSRGDTLANFAVSDRDVVQIVDAPESFTDGTAEPTFEIDGDAASASGRDSWYAYVFDRSSGDRLTLQLPDTVGVVWETLEDWADADEQDGVVHETFGDRQDDAIQLGYEGTDDGLVGYWPLDEEDDTVAEDVSGTDNDGDHADSPVIGADGLLETTSYEFDGESGHVEVPHDESLEMSDGDTVTVSTWANQASDQSGEEWVALVQKSDTSFNLQLANGNEPTFTIHDGGWNEANSGIELETDQWYHLTGIYDGDEARIYVDGELEGTTTVDGEMTDASEFGVGIGENLDASGRHLDGRMDEVRLYDRALTETEVTSLEDIRTGSYTSGERTATEPLDLETLELTGVDVTTNDGDALVQVEAVSDDGSTATSDPIPLDGGIESYTVEGLTGEADSFRLLVEMGTPTVERSPVLSRVELSGDSLADDPEPVRVNFQPPDAEFSGETPEGYLADVGEAFGDHDADVDYGWIDGPVEEYRERGSVDDVRYDTLAHMNWDSADEESWAVAMPDGTYDVTLVMGDPDHTDSEHTVTVEDTTFVDEEGEGGSNFVTHQGTVEVTDEQLRIDSAGLGYNQKLAFVEVTPAADPGLIDDFEYPTSVLDDQYRVNYDGSPTNSHSTADGQLVLGDSSRLYSAPGLGGPEPYAERDLNYYPEQDDQITATTTLGQEDVVTTFNFGVDSDEPIRGYTVKLDPTSEDPGNDATVQLYSEDGDFENYPNLDDQEIDLDAGTEYEIVVDWGEDTVQLRLFEVNGEELTDEPLRVDSIDEFDSYRGIAVQNRYLDDPNDGETVWEEIRSDING; encoded by the coding sequence ATGAATGACAATCTACGGGAGTCCGGATTTGGGGTAGACACCCGCGGCCAGGCCATCCAGATCGGCGCACTTCTCCTGTTCGCCGCGCTGATCGTCGCCGCGGCGGGCTATCAGGCCGGAATCGTCCCGGACCAGAACTCGGAGATCGAGTTCAACCACAACCAGCAGGTGCACGGCGAGATGGTCGAGTTGCGAAACGCCATGCTCGTCGCCAGCGACCGGCAGAGCACACAGACAAGACGCGTCACCCTCGGGACCCGATATCCGGAGCGGACGCTGTTCGTAAATCCGCCACCAGCGAGCGGTTCGCTACGGACGAGCGACCGGCAGGAGATCCGCTTTGAGAACGCCGACAGCACGGGCGCGACGACGTTTACCACTCGGTCAATCGAGTATCGGCCACGCTATTACGAGTACCGTAGCGCGCCGACGACGGTGATCGAACACGGAGCGGTGTACAACGACCACGGGACTCGCGTGCTGGCGATGACCGACACCGCGTTGATCGAAAACGGCGAGATCTCGCTCGTGCTGGTCGACGGTGAGTTGTCGCTGGCAGGCGATCGGGTCCGACAGGTATCGGTCGATGCGGCGTCGGCTCGAAGCAGGACGGTGCCGATCCAGTCGGCTGACGGCGACGAGTTTACCCTCGAACTCCCGACGCGACTGTCCGAGGAGGACTGGGCGGACACGGGCGCGCTCGACGGCCACGACTTCGAGGTGACAGACGGCGTGTTGCGTGTCACGCTCGATGGGGAGCGTTCGTACGATCTCACGATAGCCCGACTCGGGTTCGGAGGCGATATCGAGCCAGCGGAGCCCGCGTATCTCACCGAAGTCGAGGGGGAGGACGACGTGACCGTCGAATTGCGCGATGAGTACAACGCGCCGATCGAAGGCGAGACGGTGACGCTGTCGGTCGCGGACGGTGATGGGAGACTCGAATCGGGGGACGCGACCGGTACCGAGACCGATCTGGTGACCAATCGTGAGGGACAGGTCAGCGCGAGGTACGTTCCCGGCGATGGTGAGACAGGGACTGTGACGGTAGAGGCGTTCCACGAGAGTGACAGCGTCGGCTCGGTCACCATCGAGTTCGACGTCGCCGGTTCGACCGGTAGCGGGGAATCACGACCGGGGAGCGGCGCAGTCGTCTGGAATGAGGACGATCCGACCGTCGCGGACGCCGACAGCGAGTTCTCGCTTGAAGCCACGAACAGCCGCGGTGACACACTCGCCAACTTTGCCGTCAGCGATCGGGATGTCGTGCAGATCGTCGACGCCCCGGAATCGTTCACTGACGGGACCGCAGAGCCGACGTTCGAGATCGATGGCGATGCGGCGAGCGCATCAGGCAGGGACAGCTGGTACGCGTACGTCTTCGACCGATCTAGCGGCGACCGGCTGACACTCCAGCTACCGGATACCGTCGGTGTGGTCTGGGAGACACTCGAAGACTGGGCAGACGCCGACGAGCAGGATGGTGTTGTCCACGAGACGTTCGGCGACCGACAGGACGACGCGATCCAGCTGGGCTACGAGGGAACGGACGACGGGCTCGTGGGATACTGGCCACTGGATGAGGAGGACGACACTGTTGCCGAAGACGTCTCTGGGACCGATAACGACGGCGATCACGCTGACAGTCCCGTGATCGGCGCTGACGGGCTGCTCGAAACGACGAGTTACGAGTTCGATGGAGAGAGTGGGCACGTCGAAGTGCCCCATGACGAGAGCCTGGAGATGAGCGACGGCGACACAGTGACGGTCTCCACGTGGGCGAATCAGGCGAGCGATCAGAGTGGCGAGGAATGGGTCGCACTCGTTCAGAAGTCCGACACCTCGTTCAACCTGCAGTTGGCCAACGGAAACGAGCCGACGTTTACGATCCACGACGGAGGATGGAACGAGGCAAACAGCGGTATCGAACTGGAGACCGATCAGTGGTACCACCTCACGGGCATCTACGACGGGGACGAAGCGCGGATTTACGTCGACGGCGAACTGGAAGGAACCACGACGGTCGATGGCGAAATGACCGACGCAAGTGAGTTCGGTGTTGGAATCGGTGAGAATCTGGATGCATCAGGGCGGCATCTCGACGGGCGGATGGACGAAGTACGATTGTACGATCGGGCGCTCACTGAAACCGAAGTAACTTCGCTCGAAGACATTCGTACCGGCAGCTACACGAGCGGCGAAAGAACTGCTACGGAGCCGTTAGACCTCGAAACGCTCGAGCTGACAGGTGTCGACGTGACGACGAACGACGGTGATGCGTTAGTACAGGTCGAAGCAGTCTCCGATGACGGCTCGACGGCGACCAGCGATCCGATCCCGCTAGATGGGGGCATCGAGAGCTACACCGTTGAGGGACTCACAGGAGAGGCCGACAGCTTCCGGCTGCTGGTCGAGATGGGGACACCGACCGTCGAGCGCTCGCCCGTCCTGTCCAGGGTCGAGCTATCGGGTGACAGCTTAGCAGACGACCCCGAGCCGGTCAGAGTGAACTTCCAGCCACCGGACGCCGAGTTCTCCGGGGAAACGCCTGAAGGCTACCTCGCAGATGTCGGCGAGGCGTTCGGCGATCACGATGCCGATGTCGACTACGGCTGGATCGACGGCCCAGTTGAAGAGTACCGCGAGCGTGGGAGTGTCGATGATGTCCGATACGACACGCTCGCACACATGAACTGGGACTCCGCTGACGAGGAGTCCTGGGCAGTCGCCATGCCGGACGGCACCTACGACGTGACCCTCGTAATGGGTGATCCGGATCATACCGACTCTGAACATACGGTTACGGTCGAGGACACCACCTTCGTCGACGAGGAGGGCGAAGGCGGGTCGAACTTTGTCACACACCAAGGCACCGTTGAGGTGACCGACGAACAGCTTCGGATTGACTCGGCTGGCCTCGGCTATAACCAGAAGCTGGCGTTCGTTGAGGTCACGCCCGCAGCCGACCCCGGATTGATCGACGACTTCGAGTACCCGACGAGTGTCCTTGACGATCAGTACCGTGTCAACTACGACGGATCGCCGACCAACTCCCACTCGACCGCAGACGGTCAGTTGGTCCTCGGCGACAGCTCCCGGCTCTACTCGGCACCCGGGCTCGGTGGTCCGGAGCCGTATGCAGAGCGGGACCTGAACTACTATCCCGAACAAGACGATCAGATCACCGCTACGACTACTCTCGGGCAAGAAGACGTCGTCACAACGTTCAATTTCGGCGTCGACTCCGATGAGCCGATTCGGGGATACACAGTAAAGCTCGATCCGACAAGCGAGGATCCGGGGAACGACGCGACCGTCCAGCTCTACAGCGAGGACGGCGATTTCGAGAACTACCCGAACCTCGACGATCAGGAGATCGACCTCGACGCCGGAACCGAGTACGAGATCGTCGTTGATTGGGGCGAAGACACAGTGCAGTTGCGTCTGTTTGAGGTGAATGGGGAGGAACTGACGGATGAACCGCTTCGTGTCGACAGTATCGATGAGTTTGACAGCTATCGTGGTATCGCGGTTCAGAACAGGTATCTTGACGATCCCAACGATGGAGAAACTGTCTGGGAGGAGATTCGGTCAGATATCAACGGCTAA
- the hmgB gene encoding hydroxymethylglutaryl-CoA synthase gives MTEVGIDAIEIRTGNLRLDLPNTFAPQKGEDPEKYTKGLGLTGSSFPDSYEDIVTMAANASHRLMERKGLEPEDIGRIDVATESAFDNSKPVSTYVAGCLEQVYEGDFHHANKGERKFACIAGTQSLDDAYNWIRAGRNRGKAAIVIATDTALYARDDPGEATQGAGAVAMLIDEDPDLVSLSVEQGYGSADETDFLKPNQQFPSVDGKRSVQVYLARMREALEDYKSVAGAIHPDDFAYGPFHTPFPGMVRKAAVLAYRNLIRDTDIADVLAEEIGEQPRRDDFADDDAFFDALTEYTDALSGTERYQDWYGATIEPTLGIAREVGNWYTGSVHVARISALRHAAANDIDLAGQRLLVGSYGSGAQAEIHTETVQENWREEIEALNVDEQLDRRYELTFSEYEEIHDAHNHEMDTEVEELTTPESEFVFDGWGRMGERKYRYVE, from the coding sequence ATGACTGAAGTCGGTATCGACGCCATCGAGATCAGGACGGGCAACCTCAGACTCGACCTGCCGAACACGTTCGCGCCCCAGAAGGGCGAAGATCCCGAGAAGTACACGAAGGGGCTCGGGCTGACCGGAAGCTCGTTCCCGGATAGCTACGAGGATATCGTGACGATGGCGGCCAACGCCTCCCATCGGCTGATGGAGCGCAAAGGACTCGAACCCGAGGATATCGGACGGATCGACGTCGCGACCGAGAGCGCCTTCGACAACTCCAAGCCGGTGTCGACGTACGTCGCAGGCTGTCTCGAACAGGTCTACGAGGGCGATTTCCACCACGCGAACAAGGGCGAGCGGAAGTTCGCCTGTATCGCGGGCACCCAGAGTCTGGACGACGCGTATAACTGGATCCGGGCTGGACGAAATCGCGGCAAAGCGGCGATCGTGATCGCGACGGATACGGCGCTGTACGCGCGGGACGACCCCGGCGAGGCGACACAGGGTGCGGGGGCAGTTGCCATGCTCATCGACGAGGATCCGGATCTGGTTTCGCTGTCCGTCGAGCAGGGGTATGGCTCGGCTGACGAGACGGACTTTCTCAAGCCCAACCAGCAGTTCCCGAGCGTCGACGGCAAGCGATCGGTGCAGGTGTATCTCGCGCGGATGCGCGAGGCGCTGGAGGACTACAAGTCGGTGGCGGGGGCCATCCACCCCGACGACTTCGCGTACGGTCCCTTCCACACGCCGTTCCCGGGGATGGTGCGCAAGGCCGCCGTGCTGGCGTACCGGAACCTGATCCGCGATACGGACATCGCCGACGTGCTGGCCGAGGAGATCGGCGAGCAGCCCCGGCGCGATGACTTTGCGGATGACGACGCCTTCTTCGACGCACTGACCGAGTACACCGACGCGCTCTCGGGGACCGAACGGTATCAGGACTGGTACGGGGCCACGATCGAACCGACGCTCGGTATCGCTCGTGAGGTCGGCAACTGGTACACCGGATCGGTTCACGTCGCGCGGATCAGCGCGCTCCGTCACGCCGCAGCAAACGACATCGACCTCGCCGGGCAGCGCCTGCTGGTCGGCTCCTACGGCAGCGGGGCACAGGCCGAGATCCATACCGAGACGGTCCAGGAGAACTGGCGCGAGGAGATCGAGGCGCTGAACGTCGACGAGCAGCTCGATCGCCGGTACGAGCTTACGTTCTCCGAGTACGAGGAGATCCACGACGCGCACAACCACGAGATGGACACCGAAGTCGAGGAGCTCACGACGCCCGAGTCCGAGTTCGTCTTCGACGGCTGGGGCCGGATGGGCGAGCGCAAGTACCGGTACGTCGAGTAG